CTGCGTTTTCGGCAATTCCACTGTTTGCGGCACGACAAAGCCGTTTTTGTCAATCAAGTACAGCTCTCTTTTCACCGTCTCGGTGGCCTTCGCTTTCTCCTTCTCTTCCTTTTGGCTTTCCGTCGCTTCCTGAAGCGCTTGGCCGTCTTTGACATAACTCGTCTCTTGCGGCGGATCGATCTCCTTCACCGCCTCATCTCGCCCAAACAAACCGCAGCCGCCAAGCAACAACAGCGAGGCGAGCAGCGGCGCCGCCCATATGTGAGTCGTCCGTTTCATTGACGTTCCCTCCTACTCGTAGTTTGTACTACTATGTATACGAGCCGTTTTCCAAAATAGAATAAAAAAATCCTTTAGCGCATGGACGCTAAAGGATTTGTTGGTTACAGCCGAATCGCTTCGACCGTGCCGATCGGCTTGCCAAACCACTTCCCGGAAATCTTTTCAAACAGCTCTTTCGGCCCAGTCGTGAAAAACAAATGCTCCGGTTCGCGCTCGCCGGTGTAAAGGAGCTGGCTGTGATGCAAAATCGCGCTCACTTCACGAGCTGTCTCACCGCCTGAGCAAATGAGCTTCACGCGTTTGCCCATATACGTGCGAATGAGCGGCGCGAGCAACGGATAATGCGTGCAGCCTAAAATCAGCACATCGATCGGCAGCGGTCGGAGCGGAGCGAGAGATTCGGCGACGATCGCCATCGCCTCCTGCCCTTCAAAGTCGCCGCTTTCCACCAGCGGAACGAATTTCGGACAGGCCAAGCTCTCGACTTGGACGCGCGGATTGATTGATTGAAGCGCCTTTTCATACGCCCGGCTTCGGATCGTGCCAATCGTGCCGATGACGCCGATGTGCCCGCGCCTAGTCGCTTTCAGGGCGGCGCGAGCGCCGGGATGAATAACGCCAAGCACAGGAATGTCAAGCTTCGCCCGCACGTCGTCAAGCGCGACCGCCGTCGCGGTGTTGCAGGCGATAACAAGCATTTTCAAGGGATATTGCCGCAAGTAATCAATCATTTGCCACGTAAATCGACGGACTTCTTCCACCGGCCGCGGCCCGTACGGGCAACGGGCGGTGTCGCCTAAGTAAATAATTTGTTCTTTCGGCAGCTGCCTCATAATTTCTTTGGCGACGGTCAAACCGCCGACTCCTGAGTCAATGACACCAATTGCTCTTTCCAAGTGATCGCCTCATTCTTTCGTCATTTCTTGATGCAATTTGCGCAAACAACGCTCAAAGACGACGATTTCCTCGTCTGAAAAGCTTTCAAGCACGCTCGCTAGATCGCGCTGGCGTTTCTCAATCACTTCTTCGATAATGCGCTCCCCTTTTTCAAGAAGGCGAATGCGGACGACGCGGCGGTCGTGTTCATCGCGGACTCTGGCGACAAGTCCGTTCCGCTCCATGCGGTCGACCAAGTCGGTCGTCGTGCTGCACGCCAAATACATTTTGTTCGATAACTCGCCGACCGTCAAGTCCCCTTCTTCAAGCAGCCACTGCAGGGCGACAAATTGCGGTGGGGTGATCGGATAGTTGGTTAAAATTTCACGGCCGCGCTGTTTCAAATTTGCGGCGATATAGCGAAGCAATTTTTCCAACTCGGCGACCGTTCTTTCATTCATCGCAGACGGCATACCATCTCTCCTTGATCGTTTCCGCGGCCAGCCTCAAACGGCGGCTTGCGCCGACAGCTATTCTTACTTTTCATTTTACAACACCGGCAAAGATAATCAACAAAAAAATGCGGCGGCCGCCGCGGACGAAGGCCGGACGGGCGCCAAGCCTCGTCCGGCCGCAAGGGAACATAACAGCCGGCTGTCCAACAAGGAAAGCCGGCATCGTTTATAGTTCAAGTTCGCCCATTCGAAGCAATTCAATGACAGCTTGCGAGCGCCCCTTGACCCCAAGCTTTTGCATCGCATTCGAAATATGGTTGCGGACCGTTTTCTCGCTGATAAACAGCTCTTTGGCGATCTCTTTCGTCGTCTTGTCTTGCACGAGCAATTCGAAGACTTCTTTTTCTCTTTTTGTCAAAAGCGGCTTCGATTGAAACGATTTGTCCTTCAACGGTTGTAACCCTCCTTGCTCTCAATGGGCCCGAACTGCCGGATGGGTATTTCCTCGCCATATCGTATGTGAGAGCAAGAGCGGCGGTGACGAAAATTTGCTTATCTAATAGAAAAATGGGTCTTTTTTTTTCTTCATCTTTCGGTTCGCCGGAGACGGTTGGCTGCCGCTTGTCCAGAAAAACAAAAAATCCCCCTCATGTCTATTCGAATGAAGGGGATTTTGATTCTGCCGCTACACTTCGTCGCTGCCAAAGAAATCGCGGAACATTTGAATCGTCGTTTCGCGGTTTAACGCCGCGATCGATGTCGTCAACGGAATGCCCTTCGGGCACGATTGCACGCAGTTTTGCGAGTTGCCACAGTTGGCCAGTCCGCCGTCGCCCATAATCGCCCGCAGCCGTTCGGCTTTATGCATCGCCCCGGTCGGGTGGGCGTTAAACAGCCGCACTTGCGACAGCGGCGCCGGGCCGATAAAGTTCGACTTGCTGTTGACGTTCGGGCACGCTTCGAGGCAGACGCCGCATGTCATGCATTTTGACAGCTCGTACGCCCATTGCCGCTTCCGCTCTGGCATGCGCGGCCCCGGACCCAAGTCGTACGTTCCGTCGATCGGAATCCATGCTTTCACTCGCTTCAACGCGTCAAACATCCGGCTCCGATCGATGACCAAGTCGCGGATGACAGGGAATGTGCGCATCGGCTCAAGGCGGATCGGCTGCTCGAGTTTGTCAATGAGCGCGGCGCACGCCTGGCGCGGTTTGCCGTTAATGACCATCGAACAGGCTCCGCATACTTCTTCCAGACAGTTCATTTCCCAAGCGACCGGCGTCGTTTTTTCCCCTTTGGCGTTGACTGGATTGCGACGAATTTCCATGAGCGCCGAAATGACGTTCATGTTCGGGCGGTACGGAATGACAAACTCTTCTTCATACGGCGCGGAATCCGGACGATCTTGGCGCGTGATGATCAAACGAACCGTTTTGTTCTCGCTCATCTTACTTCACTTCCTCTTTCTTTTTGCTGTAGTCGCGCTTGCGCGGTTTAATCAACGAGACGTCAACGTCTTCATAATGGAACGCCGGACCATCTGGCGTGTAGCGGGCCATCGTCGTTTTCAGCCACTCTTCGTCATTGCGCTCCGGAAACTCCGGCTTGTAGTGCGCCCCACGGCTTTCATTGCGATGGTAAGCGCCAAGCGTAATGACGCGGGCGAGCTGCAGCATGTTGTACAGCTGGCGGATAAACGTCGCTCCTTGGTTGCTCCATCTCGACGTGTCGGTGACGCTGATGTTTTTGTACCGCTCCATCAGCTCTTGAATTTTCTCATCCGTCTTCAGCAACCGGTCGTTGTAGCGGACGATCGTCACGTTCGCCGTCATCCATTCACCGAGCTCTTTATGCAGCACATAGGCGTTTTCCGTGCCGTCCATCGCCAAAATGTTCTCCCATTTTTCCTGCTCCCGTTTCACATAGCTGTCGTATAACGTCGACGGCATCGCATCCGCCGATTTCTCGAGGCCGCGGATGTAGCGGACGGCGTTCGGGCCGGCGACCATTCCGCCGTAAATCGCCGACAGAAGCGAGTTTGCCCCGAGGCGGTTCGCGCCGTGAATCGAATAGTCGCACTCGCCGGCAGCAAACAACCCTTTGATGTTCGTCATTTGGTCATAGTCGACCCATAAGCCGCCCATCGAGTAGTGAACGGCCGGGAACACCTTCATCGGCACTTTGCGCGGGTCTTCGCCCATGAACTTCTCGTAAATTTCGATAATGCCGCCGAGCTTAACATCCAACTCTTTCGGATCTTTATGTGACAAATCCAAATACACCATGTTTTCGCCGTTGATGCCGAGCTTCAAATCGACGCAGACGTGGAAAATTTCCCGTGCGGCGATGTCGCGCGGCACCAAGTTTCCGTAAGCCGGATATTTTTCCTCAAGGAAGTACCACGGTTTCCCGTCTTTATACGTCCAAATGCGTCCGCCTTCCCCGCGCGCCGATTCGCTCATAAGGCGGAGCTTGTCATCGCCCGGAATGGCGGTCGGGTGAATTTGGATGAACTCGCCGTTC
Above is a window of Geobacillus thermoleovorans DNA encoding:
- the racE gene encoding glutamate racemase yields the protein MERAIGVIDSGVGGLTVAKEIMRQLPKEQIIYLGDTARCPYGPRPVEEVRRFTWQMIDYLRQYPLKMLVIACNTATAVALDDVRAKLDIPVLGVIHPGARAALKATRRGHIGVIGTIGTIRSRAYEKALQSINPRVQVESLACPKFVPLVESGDFEGQEAMAIVAESLAPLRPLPIDVLILGCTHYPLLAPLIRTYMGKRVKLICSGGETAREVSAILHHSQLLYTGEREPEHLFFTTGPKELFEKISGKWFGKPIGTVEAIRL
- the sdhA gene encoding succinate dehydrogenase flavoprotein subunit, whose product is MKKGKIIVVGGGLAGLMATIKIAEAGVPVELFSLVPVKRSHSVCAQGGINGAVNTKGEGDSPWEHFDDTVYGGDFLANQPPVKAMCEAAPGIIYMLDRMGVMFNRTPEGLLDFRRFGGTQHHRTAYAGATTGQQILYALDEQVRRHEVAGLVTKYEHWEFLGVVLDDEQICRGIVAQDLRSMEIKAFPADAVILATGGPGIIFGKSTNSVINTGSAASIAYQQGVYYANGEFIQIHPTAIPGDDKLRLMSESARGEGGRIWTYKDGKPWYFLEEKYPAYGNLVPRDIAAREIFHVCVDLKLGINGENMVYLDLSHKDPKELDVKLGGIIEIYEKFMGEDPRKVPMKVFPAVHYSMGGLWVDYDQMTNIKGLFAAGECDYSIHGANRLGANSLLSAIYGGMVAGPNAVRYIRGLEKSADAMPSTLYDSYVKREQEKWENILAMDGTENAYVLHKELGEWMTANVTIVRYNDRLLKTDEKIQELMERYKNISVTDTSRWSNQGATFIRQLYNMLQLARVITLGAYHRNESRGAHYKPEFPERNDEEWLKTTMARYTPDGPAFHYEDVDVSLIKPRKRDYSKKKEEVK
- the sdhB gene encoding succinate dehydrogenase iron-sulfur subunit, translated to MSENKTVRLIITRQDRPDSAPYEEEFVIPYRPNMNVISALMEIRRNPVNAKGEKTTPVAWEMNCLEEVCGACSMVINGKPRQACAALIDKLEQPIRLEPMRTFPVIRDLVIDRSRMFDALKRVKAWIPIDGTYDLGPGPRMPERKRQWAYELSKCMTCGVCLEACPNVNSKSNFIGPAPLSQVRLFNAHPTGAMHKAERLRAIMGDGGLANCGNSQNCVQSCPKGIPLTTSIAALNRETTIQMFRDFFGSDEV
- a CDS encoding helix-turn-helix domain-containing protein — translated: MKDKSFQSKPLLTKREKEVFELLVQDKTTKEIAKELFISEKTVRNHISNAMQKLGVKGRSQAVIELLRMGELEL
- a CDS encoding MarR family winged helix-turn-helix transcriptional regulator, producing the protein MPSAMNERTVAELEKLLRYIAANLKQRGREILTNYPITPPQFVALQWLLEEGDLTVGELSNKMYLACSTTTDLVDRMERNGLVARVRDEHDRRVVRIRLLEKGERIIEEVIEKRQRDLASVLESFSDEEIVVFERCLRKLHQEMTKE